The following proteins are encoded in a genomic region of Hoeflea phototrophica DFL-43:
- a CDS encoding branched-chain amino acid ABC transporter permease, translating to MDLAATILVDGLIYAGWLFIVSVGLTLVFGVLNILNIAHGSLYAIGAYAAASMVGAYFALGGEAFPYGSYVAMILAAVLVALVLGPLLERGLLRFFYGRDEVLNVLVTYAVFLILEDVMKLIWGVNPYFVYEPYTLLGDVEIGPLFYVGYDFAVIAAAIIVGLAVWLTLNRTRVGKVVLAVIHDSEMSQTMGVNVQRIYLGAFMAGTFLAALGGALTAPMISVTPGLGVNVIIVAFAVVIIGGLGSVPGAAIGALMVGISRAASVHLLPEAELFIIYFVMAIVLLFRPEGLFAKTQARKI from the coding sequence ATGGATCTTGCGGCAACCATCCTTGTTGATGGACTCATTTATGCGGGCTGGCTGTTTATCGTCTCCGTTGGCCTGACGCTCGTTTTCGGTGTGCTCAACATTCTCAACATTGCGCATGGCAGTCTCTATGCCATCGGCGCCTATGCGGCCGCCTCAATGGTGGGAGCCTATTTTGCCCTCGGCGGCGAAGCTTTTCCCTATGGCAGCTATGTTGCCATGATCCTGGCGGCGGTGCTGGTTGCGCTGGTGCTCGGCCCGCTTTTGGAACGCGGCCTGCTGCGGTTTTTCTACGGCCGCGATGAAGTGCTGAACGTGCTGGTGACTTATGCGGTGTTCCTCATACTCGAGGACGTGATGAAGCTGATCTGGGGCGTGAACCCCTATTTCGTCTACGAACCCTACACGCTGCTTGGCGATGTCGAGATCGGGCCGCTGTTTTATGTCGGTTACGATTTCGCGGTGATCGCGGCGGCCATAATCGTCGGTCTGGCGGTTTGGCTGACGCTCAACAGGACCCGGGTCGGCAAGGTTGTGCTGGCGGTCATCCATGATTCCGAGATGAGCCAGACCATGGGTGTGAACGTGCAACGCATTTATCTGGGCGCCTTCATGGCCGGGACGTTCCTGGCCGCTCTTGGCGGCGCGCTGACTGCACCGATGATATCCGTGACCCCGGGGCTGGGCGTCAATGTCATCATCGTCGCCTTCGCCGTGGTGATCATCGGCGGGCTCGGATCGGTTCCGGGGGCTGCCATTGGAGCGTTGATGGTCGGGATCAGCCGTGCGGCCTCTGTTCATCTGCTGCCTGAGGCCGAGCTCTTCATCATCTATTTCGTCATGGCGATTGTCTTGCTGTTCCGGCCTGAGGGGCTGTTTGCGAAAACCCAGGCGAGGAAAATCTGA
- a CDS encoding branched-chain amino acid ABC transporter permease: MRYNLILAAVVAFVVLAAGSVVLPDWAMFLFAMALAKGLVCLGIVGMMRGGVVSFGQGLYYCLGAYTATLVANNFGVSDIFLLTLLSAAVCLLVGMAFGPLLSNYRGIFFAMLSLALSMVLYGSLSKMSFIGGTDGLNIAAPTFLGWAPEGRALQTALYIYVVAIVVIAGTLMRVYFDSERGLITLATRDNELRVEYLGASVRNVMTYNYVFGAVLGGIGGTIAALALGHVDPEFAFWTTSGEFVFVAILAGFLSVPSVFVAAIILELVRSFSNLYFPNTWQLALGIFLLVVIIVLPNGLGSLVKRRKGKAA, translated from the coding sequence ATGCGGTACAATCTCATCCTCGCGGCCGTCGTCGCCTTTGTCGTGCTGGCGGCAGGATCGGTGGTCCTGCCGGACTGGGCGATGTTCCTGTTCGCCATGGCGCTGGCCAAGGGCCTGGTCTGCCTCGGCATTGTCGGCATGATGCGCGGCGGCGTCGTGTCGTTCGGGCAGGGGCTCTATTATTGCCTCGGCGCCTACACCGCGACGCTTGTGGCCAACAATTTCGGTGTCTCCGACATCTTCCTGCTGACGCTGTTGAGTGCGGCGGTCTGCCTTCTGGTCGGGATGGCTTTTGGGCCGCTGTTGTCGAACTACCGGGGCATCTTCTTCGCCATGCTGTCGTTGGCGCTGTCGATGGTGCTCTATGGCTCGCTGTCCAAGATGAGCTTCATCGGCGGGACGGATGGATTGAACATTGCCGCGCCGACATTTCTGGGCTGGGCGCCGGAAGGCCGCGCGCTCCAGACAGCGCTCTATATTTATGTGGTGGCGATTGTCGTGATCGCGGGCACGCTGATGCGCGTCTATTTTGACAGTGAACGCGGACTGATCACGCTCGCCACCCGCGACAATGAACTCAGGGTCGAGTATCTCGGCGCCTCGGTGCGCAATGTCATGACCTACAACTACGTCTTTGGCGCGGTGCTGGGCGGAATTGGCGGAACCATTGCGGCGCTGGCTCTGGGCCATGTCGACCCGGAATTTGCCTTCTGGACGACCTCCGGCGAGTTTGTCTTCGTCGCGATCCTTGCTGGTTTTCTGTCCGTTCCGTCGGTCTTCGTCGCGGCGATCATCCTCGAACTGGTGCGGTCGTTTTCCAATCTCTACTTCCCCAACACCTGGCAATTGGCGCTCGGGATCTTCCTGCTTGTGGTGATCATCGTCCTGCCCAACGGACTGGGATCTTTGGTCAAACGCCGGAAAGGAAAGGCGGCATGA
- a CDS encoding ABC transporter substrate-binding protein → MMKSKIGGALAATALATCMAGPATAADDTFKIGVITFLSGQAAESFGVPAWNGGKLLVDMLNEGGKLPAPYDKMGFGGMKIEAVIVDEAGGATKQVQEFRNLVQREEVDAVVGYVSSGDCLAIPPVADELKAFTILYDCGTPRVFEDGSYEYVFRTAAHATMDNVSLARYLKSRSFDVPSFAGLNQDYAWGQDSWADFTGAMKQLYPDAEVKTALFPKFGAGQYGTEISALLREKPALVHSSNWGGDLQGFLIQATARGLHKRAQLALAAGDHVIPQLQDKMPDGIFLGARGVNGLAAHARGGELKELTDTMWDAYEVEYNTFPVQAPFRMWQALFGLKTAVEKAMADNGGTKPTSEELAAAMKGLSWDAPSGRIEMALAGGHQAIQPNAIGTTKWNADAGEMELVDVEYYAARCVNPPEGMKSQDWLAQGFPGAECD, encoded by the coding sequence ATGATGAAATCCAAGATAGGCGGTGCACTTGCCGCAACAGCACTTGCCACCTGCATGGCAGGGCCGGCAACGGCCGCAGATGATACGTTCAAGATCGGCGTGATCACGTTCCTGTCCGGGCAGGCGGCCGAAAGCTTTGGCGTGCCGGCCTGGAACGGTGGCAAGCTGCTGGTCGACATGCTCAACGAAGGCGGAAAACTGCCCGCGCCCTATGACAAGATGGGCTTTGGCGGCATGAAGATCGAGGCCGTCATCGTTGATGAAGCCGGTGGCGCCACCAAGCAGGTGCAGGAGTTCCGCAACCTCGTGCAGCGTGAGGAAGTCGACGCAGTCGTCGGTTACGTCTCCTCCGGCGATTGTCTGGCCATTCCGCCGGTTGCCGATGAACTGAAAGCCTTCACGATCCTGTATGACTGCGGCACCCCGCGGGTCTTCGAGGATGGCAGCTACGAATATGTGTTCCGCACCGCGGCTCATGCCACGATGGACAATGTGAGCCTTGCACGCTACCTCAAATCCCGTAGTTTCGATGTCCCGAGCTTCGCCGGACTGAATCAGGATTATGCCTGGGGGCAGGACAGCTGGGCCGACTTTACAGGCGCAATGAAGCAGCTCTATCCCGATGCCGAAGTCAAAACCGCGCTGTTTCCGAAATTCGGTGCCGGACAGTACGGAACGGAAATCTCGGCGTTATTGCGTGAAAAACCGGCGCTGGTCCACTCGTCCAATTGGGGCGGCGACTTGCAGGGTTTCCTGATCCAGGCCACGGCGCGTGGCTTGCACAAGCGGGCGCAACTGGCGCTGGCAGCGGGCGATCACGTGATTCCGCAGCTTCAGGACAAGATGCCTGACGGGATTTTCCTTGGCGCGCGCGGCGTCAACGGTCTGGCCGCTCACGCCCGCGGCGGCGAGCTCAAGGAGCTGACCGACACGATGTGGGATGCCTATGAGGTGGAATACAACACCTTCCCGGTTCAGGCCCCGTTCCGCATGTGGCAGGCGCTGTTCGGTCTGAAGACGGCGGTCGAAAAGGCGATGGCCGACAATGGCGGTACAAAGCCGACCAGCGAGGAGCTGGCCGCAGCCATGAAGGGCCTGTCATGGGATGCACCCTCGGGCCGCATCGAGATGGCGCTTGCAGGCGGGCACCAGGCAATCCAGCCAAACGCCATCGGCACCACAAAGTGGAATGCTGATGCCGGCGAAATGGAACTGGTTGACGTGGAGTACTACGCTGCCCGTTGCGTCAATCCGCCGGAAGGCATGAAGTCTCAGGATTGGTTGGCGCAGGGTTTCCCCGGCGCCGAGTGCGACTGA
- a CDS encoding toxin-activating lysine-acyltransferase has product MCEISIEGSDLVKLSPEALAMIEGVKAQMHSSIGQVVLAMSSVPRYRNHSLADLAHLVIDPLVRDCISIASAKPIEDADPETALAPAAIAIWASVSDQVDKKIKEQIEAGAFPVRLKVMDWKSGDRVWLLDIIAPNRDLATAMLVSFKQIAKAQPLNIHPIVAGLVDPEILEILMQADSAQEDPPLSALN; this is encoded by the coding sequence ATGTGCGAAATCAGTATTGAAGGTTCCGATCTGGTGAAGTTGTCGCCGGAAGCGCTCGCCATGATCGAAGGCGTCAAGGCGCAGATGCATTCCTCGATCGGACAGGTGGTGCTGGCGATGAGTTCGGTGCCGCGCTACCGGAACCATTCGCTTGCGGATCTGGCCCACCTTGTCATCGATCCGCTGGTGCGTGATTGCATTTCCATCGCTTCAGCAAAACCGATCGAAGACGCCGATCCGGAGACGGCTCTGGCACCGGCGGCAATTGCCATCTGGGCGAGCGTTTCCGATCAGGTCGACAAGAAAATCAAGGAACAGATCGAGGCGGGTGCTTTCCCGGTCCGCCTCAAGGTTATGGACTGGAAAAGCGGCGACCGGGTCTGGCTCCTCGATATCATCGCGCCGAACCGCGACCTGGCGACCGCGATGCTCGTGAGCTTCAAGCAGATCGCCAAGGCTCAGCCGCTCAACATCCATCCAATTGTCGCAGGATTGGTTGATCCCGAGATCCTTGAAATCCTGATGCAGGCGGACAGCGCCCAAGAAGACCCCCCTTTGTCGGCACTGAATTAA